A single Argentina anserina chromosome 7, drPotAnse1.1, whole genome shotgun sequence DNA region contains:
- the LOC126803415 gene encoding uncharacterized protein LOC126803415, whose product MNLIFHDVLGGILEVYIDDVVVKSKKKEDHIKNLRTVFTRMRKYKLRMNPVKCIFGVRAGDFLGFIVYERGIEVAEDKAKAVLDTPTPRNKKELQRLLAQDGDGEGSKKIEHAVYYLSRTLLDAETRYSPIERLCLALYFTGTKLRHYMLSFTTVVVAQTDLVKYMLTRPMLRGQIGKWILALSEFSLQYTLLKALTGQAMSDFLLHHPIMEDVEDQNVVVSFVHTQPWVRYFDGCITDHLSGAGVALVNPSGVRHCYSFQLEWKCTNNQAEYEAIIIGLELLLDLEVTEVEILGDSLLVINQLKGVYKCNNFTLLPFWERASELLEQFIDVVLDYIPRERNFAANELAQLATGIRLADGVRERILKVQRRTLPSFLATKEVNDEWLVAVIDPIDVDWRQPIIQYLTDPSAPVDKRVRYFATNYVLRGGELLRRTEDGLYLRCIYGAEAKRCLREVHCGNCGSHQDGLKMRWLIRRYGFYWPTMLKDCICFAQGCIECQMHGPVQHVPDVPLQPIIKPWPGRGWALDFIGEIYPNSSLQHKHILLATDFFTKMFGGRQGGAGFMAERTQKFLAGYGIKFLHSSPYYAQANGQAEASNHVIMSILKRMLDANPRSWHTELDHTLWAYRTSKRTPTGTTPYALMYGHDAVLPIEINVQSLRVREQHQLIGGDYVQAMFEEHEDFDFRRMEALDSLIAEKKRIARLYDKRTRGRNFGVRDLVWKACLPYGERVDGRGKWSAKWEGPFVIDRVMGKGAYYLRDTDENVHRNPINGRHLKKYFPSVWEYEDPPPAVQAQ is encoded by the exons ATGAACCTGATTTTCCACGATGTGCTGGGGGGCATTCTCGAAGTATATATTGATGACGTGGTGGTCAAgtctaagaagaaagaagatcaCATCAAGAATTTGAGAACAGTGTTCACTAGGATGAGAAAGTACAAGCTCCGGATGAACCCAGTTAAATGCATTTTTGGGGTTCGAGCAGGAGACTTCTTGGGTTTCATCGTGTATGAACGAGGTATTGAGGTCGCGGAGGATAAGGCAAAAGCGGTTCTAGACACGCCGACACCAAGGAACAAGAAGGAACTTCAGA GACTCTTAGCACAAGATGGTGATGGAGAGGGGAGCAAGAAGATTGAGCATGCGGTTTATTACCTGAGCCGAACCTTATTAGACGCCGAAACTAGATACTCGCCAATTGAGAGGTTGTGCTTAGCTTTGTACTTTACTGGTACTAAGCTCCGCCATTACATGTTGTCCTTCACTACGGTGGTGGTGGCACAAACAGATTTAGTGAAGTATATGCTTACTAGACCTATGCTTAGGGGTCAGATTGGCAAGTGGATCTTGGCGTTATCAGAGTTTTCTTTACAGTATACACTTTTAAAGGCGCTCACAGGACAGGCAATGTCCGACTTTTTGTTGCACCATCCTATTATGGAAGACGTTGAAGACCAGAACGTGGTAGTCTCCTTTGTTCACACTCAGCCTTGGGTTAGGTATTTTGATGGTTGCATCACTGATCATTTGTCAGGAGCGGGTGTTGCATTGGTTAATCCTTCCGGAGTGAGACATTGTTACTCTTTTCAGCTCGAATGGAAGTGCACTAACAATCAGGCAGAATATGAGGCCATCATCATTGGCCTGGAGCTGTTGCTTGATCTGGAGGTCACCGAGGTAGAGATATTAGGTGATTCACTCCTAGTTATTAATCAGCTCAAGGGTGTCTATAAGTGCAACAATTTTACATTACTTCCTTTTTGGGAGCGAGCATCGGAATTGTTAGAGCAATTTATAGACGTGGTGCTTGACTATATTCCTCGAGAACGAAATTTCGCTGCCAATGAATTAGCACAGCTGGCTACGGGCATTCGTTTGGCAGATGGCGTTCGCGAGAGGATTTTGAAGGTTCAGAGACGCACATTACCTTCCTTTCTGGCAACAAAAGAGGTTAACGATGAATGGTTGGTAGCGGTTATTGACCCCATTGATGTAGATTGGCGGCAACCAATTATCCAGTACCTCACTGATCCTTCTGCACCGGTGGACAAGAGGGTTAGATATTTTGCTACTAACTATGTCCTTCGAGGCGGTGAGCTATTGCGCAGGACAGAAGATGGCTTATACCTACGATGCATCTATGGAGCTGAGGCTAAGAGGTGCTTACGAGAGGTTCATTGTGGCAATTGTGGTTCTCACCAAGATGGTCTAAAGATGCGGTGGCTCATTCGTCGCTatggtttctattggcctaCCATGCTCAAGGACTGCATCTGCTTCGCGCAGGGTTGCATTGAATGTCAAATGCATGGACCAGTCCAGCATGTGCCTGACGTTCCCCTGCAACCAATAATTAAACCTTGGCCAGGTCGCGGATGGGCTTTAGACTTTATTGGGGAGATTTATCCCAATTCTTCTTTACAACACAAGCACATTCTACTGGCTACAGACTTCTTCACTAA AATGTTTGGTGGCAGACAGGGGGGGGCAGGTTTCATGGCTGAAAGGACTCAGAAATTCTTAGCTGGCTATGGGATCAAGTTTCTGCATTCCAGTCCTTATTATGCTCAAGCAAATGGCCAGGCCGAAGCTAGTAACCACGTCATTATgtctatactcaaacgaatgtTGGATGCAAATCCGCGATCTTGGCATACAGAGTTGGATCACACATTATGGGCTTATAGAACTTCCAAACGTACTCCAACTGGTACTACACCTTATGCGTTGATGTATGGACATGATGCGGTACTTCCTATAGAAATTAATGTTCAGTCGTTAAGGGTTCGCGAGCAGCACCAGTTGATTGGTGGGGATTATGTTCAAGCTATGTTTGAAGAGCATGAGGACTTCGACTTTCGCCGGATGGAAGCTCTCGACAGCCTCATTGCCGAAAAGAAAAGGATAGCACGACTTTATGACAAACGCACGAGAGGACGCAACTTTGGAGTTCGGGACTTAGTTTGGAAAGCTTGTCTGCCTTATGGTGAGCGAGTTGATGGTCGTGGTAAATGGTCTGCTAAATGGGAAGGTCCTTTTGTGATTGATAGAGTAATGGGCAAAGGCGCCTACTACCTTCGCGATACTGATGAGAATGTTCACAGAAATCCCATAAACGGTCGCCATCTTAAGAAGTACTTTCCTAGTGTTTGGGAGTATGAAGATCCACCGCCAGCGGTGCAAGCACAATAG